In Hasllibacter sp. MH4015, the following proteins share a genomic window:
- a CDS encoding patatin-like phospholipase family protein: MTPEFAPEGLFALLEGPALARLTQTPVQRGDTLISADTPAEAMYLVETGRFRVERDGVDLAEIGAGSVIGEIAFLTGSNRTADVVAARDSIVYRIDHAAYDLLCKEVEGLPQAMAAELADRLAKTSARVRPDPGRPPARTFCILPAAGAPLPERFVPDLAEAIRAHHSVALVTEAAFRDALGDRADPTSPEAIAWLNNQERNAQIVLFVASPEATDWSRAALKQADQAIFVGQAINYQDPSELESFALSILPESQRRLVLLHPHRMQRAAGTGRWLDTRPVFLHHHVALTGGDGDISRLGRFLSGRAIGMVLSGGGAFGVAHVGVYRAMQDLGWPLDIVGGTSVGSAMGGAIALGVPAEEIGPRVEQIFVRSGAMRRVTVPKFAFLDHKVLDAALIEHFGTDPIEDLWLPFYAVAADLSNMEMVVIRRGPLWEAIRASSAIPGVLPPFFTSEGRMLVDGGCIDNMPFRTMHGLKSGPNIVVNVQKATNKTVHVDYNSLPGRAELVRQTVMPFGKRGPRVPGVISTVMRSLLVGQSDMLADLDPNDLMIRPPGLKGAGFLAWNQHKLFHEMAYKHAQEVFAGEAGDHAAQLTALARAASGDTTQTKGAA, translated from the coding sequence ATGACCCCAGAATTTGCGCCAGAAGGCCTGTTCGCGCTGCTTGAAGGACCCGCCCTCGCGCGGCTGACGCAAACGCCCGTCCAACGCGGCGACACGCTCATCTCGGCCGATACCCCGGCGGAGGCGATGTATCTGGTGGAAACCGGCCGCTTTCGGGTGGAGCGGGACGGCGTCGATCTGGCGGAAATCGGCGCAGGCTCCGTGATCGGAGAGATTGCGTTTCTCACCGGCTCCAACAGGACCGCCGATGTCGTGGCCGCCCGTGACAGCATCGTCTACCGCATCGACCATGCCGCCTATGACCTGCTGTGCAAGGAGGTGGAGGGGTTGCCACAGGCCATGGCCGCCGAACTGGCCGACCGCCTCGCCAAGACCTCCGCCCGCGTCCGCCCCGATCCCGGCAGGCCGCCCGCGCGAACCTTTTGCATCCTGCCCGCCGCCGGCGCGCCCCTTCCCGAACGCTTCGTACCCGACTTGGCCGAGGCGATCCGCGCCCATCATTCCGTCGCGCTTGTCACCGAAGCCGCGTTTCGCGATGCCTTGGGTGACCGGGCCGACCCGACCTCACCCGAGGCAATCGCCTGGCTCAACAACCAGGAACGCAACGCCCAGATCGTTCTGTTCGTGGCCTCGCCCGAGGCGACCGATTGGTCCCGCGCCGCCCTTAAGCAGGCCGATCAGGCGATCTTCGTGGGCCAGGCGATCAATTATCAGGACCCGTCGGAGCTTGAGAGCTTCGCCCTCTCGATCCTGCCCGAAAGCCAGCGTCGGCTTGTCCTGCTTCATCCCCACCGGATGCAACGGGCGGCGGGCACCGGGCGCTGGCTCGACACCCGGCCCGTCTTCCTGCACCACCACGTTGCGCTGACGGGCGGGGACGGGGACATCTCCCGCCTCGGGCGCTTCCTGTCGGGCCGCGCCATCGGCATGGTCCTGTCGGGCGGCGGCGCGTTTGGCGTCGCCCATGTGGGCGTCTACCGCGCCATGCAGGATCTGGGCTGGCCGCTCGATATCGTGGGCGGCACGTCCGTCGGCTCCGCCATGGGCGGCGCCATCGCCCTCGGTGTCCCGGCGGAGGAGATCGGACCAAGGGTCGAACAGATCTTCGTCCGCTCCGGGGCCATGCGCCGCGTGACCGTGCCGAAATTCGCCTTCCTCGACCATAAGGTCCTCGACGCGGCCCTGATCGAGCATTTCGGCACCGACCCGATCGAGGATCTGTGGCTGCCATTCTATGCCGTGGCCGCCGACCTTTCGAACATGGAAATGGTCGTGATCCGGCGCGGTCCGTTGTGGGAGGCGATCCGCGCCTCCTCCGCCATTCCCGGTGTCCTGCCCCCCTTCTTCACGTCCGAAGGGCGGATGCTGGTTGATGGCGGCTGCATCGACAACATGCCGTTCCGCACCATGCACGGGCTCAAATCCGGGCCGAACATTGTTGTGAATGTTCAGAAAGCCACCAACAAGACAGTCCATGTCGATTACAATTCCTTGCCCGGGCGCGCCGAACTGGTGCGCCAGACGGTCATGCCCTTCGGCAAGCGGGGGCCTCGCGTGCCGGGCGTCATCTCCACCGTCATGCGGTCGCTGCTGGTGGGCCAATCGGACATGCTGGCCGATCTCGATCCGAACGACCTGATGATCCGCCCCCCCGGCCTCAAGGGCGCAGGCTTCCTCGCGTGGAACCAGCACAAGCTGTTTCACGAGATGGCCTACAAGCACGCGCAGGAGGTCTTTGCCGGTGAAGCGGGCGATCACGCGGCCCAGTTGACGGCCCTTGCCCGGGCGGCATCGGGCGACACGACGCAGACAAAAGGCGCGGCCTGA
- a CDS encoding DUF938 domain-containing protein encodes MTPPDEGVPPDAPKRGPDKGYADGSFPDGRMNAPAALRNRDAITNALTQIAPASGRALELASGTGQHVIHFARAMPGLTWQPTDPAADRRASIVAWQRAEPSSNLLPPLPLDACTPGWAADHGPADLIFVANLLHLVSEGEARICLTEMAKALAPGGCVAIYGPFLRDGVATSEGDAAFDARIRAEMPDHGYKDLDWTLGTLTRAGLVPDAPLPMPANNLLMVARKH; translated from the coding sequence ATGACGCCGCCCGACGAAGGGGTGCCGCCGGACGCACCCAAGCGCGGACCCGACAAGGGCTATGCCGATGGCAGCTTCCCCGATGGCCGGATGAACGCCCCCGCGGCGCTGCGCAACCGCGATGCGATCACGAACGCGCTGACGCAGATCGCCCCGGCGTCGGGCCGCGCGCTGGAACTCGCGTCCGGCACCGGGCAACACGTCATCCACTTCGCCCGCGCGATGCCGGGACTGACATGGCAACCGACCGATCCCGCCGCCGACCGCCGCGCCTCCATCGTCGCCTGGCAAAGGGCGGAGCCGTCCTCGAACCTCCTGCCTCCCCTGCCGCTCGATGCCTGCACGCCGGGTTGGGCGGCGGATCACGGGCCCGCCGATCTTATCTTCGTGGCCAACCTTCTGCACCTTGTCTCCGAAGGCGAGGCCCGGATCTGCCTGACCGAAATGGCAAAGGCGCTTGCCCCCGGCGGCTGCGTCGCCATCTATGGCCCGTTCCTGCGCGATGGTGTGGCCACGTCCGAGGGCGACGCCGCCTTCGATGCGCGTATCCGCGCCGAGATGCCGGACCACGGCTACAAGGACCTCGACTGGACGCTCGGCACGCTCACCCGCGCGGGCCTTGTCCCCGATGCACCCCTGCCGATGCCCGCCAACAACCTGCTCATGGTCGCAAGAAAGCACTGA
- a CDS encoding FAD-binding oxidoreductase, with the protein MTHDFIIIGGGIAGTSAAARLSTLGTVCVLEAEAALAYHASGRSAALYEANYGHPVTVALSKASEDDFHTLDGGLISPRGLLMLAGPGQEETLGADIDTMALEEISVADAQSMVPILDPAHVRRAGHHKAAWDIDTDRMVQSFARTARQNGDVRTGTPVTSITRTQTGWEVTAGDETLTARTLVNAAGAWADHIAGMAGISPIGLTPLRRSIARMPAPGGHDVSRWPMIIGAGESWYAKPDAGAWLVSPAEEHAVDAPHDAFADDMVLAEGIARYQPFVTEEVTRVTSSWAGLRTFSPDRCLVIGADPADPAFLWSAGQGGYGFQTAPAASQLLADLVSGRPSHLDAGTIAALSPARFG; encoded by the coding sequence ATGACCCACGACTTCATCATCATCGGCGGCGGCATCGCGGGCACATCCGCCGCCGCGCGCCTCTCCACTCTCGGCACCGTTTGCGTGCTAGAGGCTGAAGCGGCGCTGGCCTACCACGCCTCCGGCCGCTCTGCCGCGCTTTATGAGGCGAATTACGGCCACCCCGTCACGGTCGCGCTCAGCAAGGCATCGGAGGATGATTTTCACACCCTCGACGGCGGCCTCATCTCCCCCCGTGGCCTGCTGATGCTGGCCGGACCGGGGCAGGAGGAGACGCTTGGCGCGGACATCGACACCATGGCGCTGGAGGAGATTTCGGTCGCGGATGCGCAGTCGATGGTCCCGATCCTTGATCCCGCCCATGTCCGGCGCGCGGGGCACCACAAGGCCGCGTGGGATATCGACACCGACCGCATGGTGCAATCCTTCGCCCGTACCGCCCGGCAGAACGGGGACGTCCGCACCGGCACCCCCGTCACCTCCATCACCCGCACCCAAACCGGCTGGGAGGTGACGGCAGGCGACGAAACCCTCACCGCCCGCACCCTCGTCAACGCTGCCGGGGCCTGGGCGGACCACATCGCCGGAATGGCCGGGATTTCGCCAATCGGCCTGACCCCGCTCCGCCGCTCCATCGCCCGGATGCCCGCGCCCGGCGGCCACGATGTCAGCCGCTGGCCAATGATCATCGGCGCGGGGGAATCGTGGTACGCCAAGCCCGATGCCGGGGCTTGGCTCGTCTCCCCCGCCGAGGAACACGCCGTCGACGCGCCCCACGACGCCTTTGCCGACGACATGGTGCTGGCCGAGGGCATCGCGCGCTATCAGCCCTTCGTGACGGAGGAGGTCACGCGCGTCACCTCCTCCTGGGCGGGGCTGCGGACCTTTTCGCCCGATCGCTGCCTCGTGATCGGCGCCGACCCGGCCGATCCGGCCTTCCTCTGGTCGGCGGGCCAGGGCGGCTACGGGTTCCAGACGGCCCCTGCCGCAAGTCAATTGCTGGCCGATCTCGTCTCGGGCCGCCCGTCCCACCTCGACGCGGGCACGATCGCCGCCCTCTCCCCCGCGCGCTTCGGATAG
- a CDS encoding BMP family ABC transporter substrate-binding protein, with product MKLTTKLLVSAALATGLAGAATAQDDPFQVGFIYIGTPGDYGWTYEHDQGRLAVEEEFGDAVDTVFLENVPEGPDAERAITTMILGGADMVFTTSFGYGEATNAVAGQFPDVYFEHATGYLREHPNVSTYSARFYEGRAVIGHIAGHMTESNLVGYIASYPIPEVIRGINSAYLHAREVNPDVEFRVVWTYTWFDPAVEGDAAQALIDAGVDVLMQHTDSTAPQAAAEEAGILSFGQASDMFQFAPRPRISSIIDDWAPYYIRRVGEAMDGTWEQSDTWEGIAEGMVAIGEMTDAIPEEVRASAQQMIDDIAAGDYHPFTGPINRQDGTAWLADGEVADDGTLAGMDFYVEGITGEIPN from the coding sequence ATGAAACTCACAACTAAACTGCTCGTCAGCGCCGCGCTGGCCACGGGCCTTGCGGGCGCTGCAACCGCACAGGACGATCCGTTTCAGGTCGGCTTCATCTATATCGGCACGCCCGGTGACTACGGCTGGACCTACGAACACGACCAGGGCCGTTTGGCCGTGGAAGAAGAATTCGGCGACGCCGTGGACACCGTATTTCTCGAAAACGTCCCCGAAGGTCCCGACGCCGAGCGCGCGATCACCACGATGATCCTCGGCGGCGCGGACATGGTCTTCACCACGTCCTTCGGCTACGGCGAGGCGACCAATGCCGTCGCGGGCCAGTTCCCGGACGTCTATTTCGAACACGCGACCGGCTACCTGCGGGAGCATCCGAATGTCTCCACCTATTCCGCGCGCTTCTATGAAGGCCGCGCCGTGATCGGCCACATCGCGGGCCATATGACGGAATCGAACCTCGTGGGCTACATTGCCTCCTACCCGATCCCCGAAGTGATCCGCGGCATCAACTCCGCCTATCTCCACGCGCGGGAGGTGAACCCCGACGTCGAATTCCGCGTGGTCTGGACCTACACGTGGTTTGACCCGGCAGTCGAAGGGGACGCGGCGCAGGCCCTGATCGACGCGGGCGTGGACGTGCTGATGCAGCACACCGATTCCACCGCCCCCCAGGCCGCGGCGGAAGAGGCGGGGATCCTCAGCTTCGGCCAGGCCTCCGACATGTTCCAATTCGCGCCCCGGCCCCGGATCTCGTCCATCATCGACGATTGGGCCCCCTACTACATCCGCCGCGTGGGAGAAGCGATGGACGGCACGTGGGAGCAGTCCGATACATGGGAGGGCATCGCGGAAGGCATGGTCGCCATCGGTGAGATGACCGATGCGATCCCGGAGGAGGTGCGCGCCTCCGCCCAGCAGATGATTGATGACATCGCAGCGGGCGACTACCACCCGTTCACCGGCCCGATCAACCGCCAGGATGGCACCGCGTGGCTGGCCGATGGCGAAGTGGCAGATGACGGCACGCTGGCCGGCATGGACTTCTATGTCGAAGGCATCACGGGCGAAATTCCGAACTGA
- a CDS encoding ion transporter, which produces MKRADIIDVLDGTSPSFGRSVALVIYGLICASAIIIALETLPDLSPAMNTALVTAEIVILAIFALEYIARLTCSAAPMKYAFSFWGIIDFVAIVPAVLFLFPDLTTVRALRLLRILRLLKLFKANRALDRIGAAINRVKAEFGIFFFIAVVALYLAAVGIYHFEHEAQPDGFSSIPESLWWAIATLTTVGYGDVYPITTGGRVFTGLVLLIGIGIVAVPAGLITAALTEAAPKDDQNDTEPKNQISNRGDEI; this is translated from the coding sequence ATGAAACGCGCCGATATCATCGACGTCCTGGACGGCACATCCCCCAGCTTCGGGCGGAGCGTGGCGCTCGTGATATACGGGCTGATCTGCGCATCCGCAATCATCATCGCGCTGGAAACCCTGCCAGACCTCAGCCCGGCCATGAACACGGCCCTCGTCACGGCAGAGATCGTGATCCTCGCGATTTTCGCGCTGGAATACATCGCGCGCCTGACCTGCTCCGCCGCGCCGATGAAATACGCCTTCAGCTTCTGGGGCATCATCGACTTCGTGGCCATCGTACCCGCCGTCCTGTTTCTCTTCCCCGATCTTACCACCGTGCGCGCCCTGCGCCTTCTGCGCATCTTGCGGCTTCTCAAGCTCTTCAAGGCCAATCGCGCGCTGGACCGGATCGGGGCGGCGATCAACCGGGTGAAGGCGGAATTCGGGATCTTCTTCTTTATCGCCGTCGTCGCCCTTTATCTGGCCGCCGTGGGCATCTACCATTTCGAACATGAGGCGCAGCCCGATGGCTTTTCCTCGATCCCCGAAAGCCTGTGGTGGGCAATTGCGACGCTCACGACCGTGGGCTACGGGGATGTGTATCCGATCACGACCGGCGGGCGGGTGTTCACCGGGCTTGTGCTGCTGATCGGGATCGGCATCGTGGCCGTACCTGCGGGCCTGATCACCGCCGCGCTGACCGAAGCCGCGCCGAAAGACGACCAGAACGACACCGAACCAAAAAACCAGATATCCAACAGAGGGGATGAAATATGA
- a CDS encoding ABC transporter permease produces the protein MIIDPVTLIVALITISTPVLLAALGELVVEKAGVLNLGVEGMMIMGAVCGFIVANLTGSPTLAFLAGMLGAALLSSIFAILTQLLMSNQVATGLALTLFGLGLAALLGVGYEGQPIPEVAKPLPASLREIPVIGPIFLGHDLVTYIAIFAVFGLWYILWHTRLGLIIRAVGESHDAAHALGYKVVRIRFAAILFGGAMAGLGGAFLSVIYVENWVQGMTAGAGWIALALVVFAAWKPGRVLFGAWLFGGIAALQLRLQAAEVGVPVALLDASPYLVTIIVLVVMSSDRAKTALNAPAALGKTFHATG, from the coding sequence ATGATCATCGACCCGGTCACGCTCATCGTCGCGCTCATCACCATCTCCACCCCCGTTCTTCTGGCCGCCTTGGGGGAACTTGTGGTCGAAAAGGCGGGTGTCCTGAACCTCGGCGTAGAGGGCATGATGATCATGGGCGCTGTCTGCGGGTTCATCGTGGCGAACCTTACCGGTTCCCCCACGCTGGCCTTTCTGGCCGGGATGCTGGGGGCGGCGCTGCTGTCCTCGATCTTCGCGATCCTCACCCAACTCCTGATGTCCAACCAGGTCGCCACCGGACTGGCCCTGACGCTTTTCGGCCTCGGCCTCGCGGCGCTTCTGGGCGTCGGGTACGAGGGCCAGCCAATCCCCGAGGTCGCCAAACCCCTGCCCGCATCCCTGCGCGAGATCCCGGTGATCGGGCCGATCTTCCTGGGCCACGACCTTGTCACTTACATCGCGATCTTCGCGGTCTTCGGGCTTTGGTACATTCTGTGGCACACGCGCCTTGGCCTCATCATCCGCGCGGTTGGCGAAAGCCACGATGCCGCCCACGCGCTCGGCTACAAGGTGGTACGTATCCGCTTTGCCGCGATCCTGTTCGGCGGGGCGATGGCGGGTCTCGGCGGGGCCTTCCTGTCGGTGATCTACGTCGAAAACTGGGTGCAGGGGATGACGGCAGGGGCCGGCTGGATCGCGCTCGCGCTTGTGGTCTTCGCCGCATGGAAACCGGGGCGGGTGCTGTTCGGCGCATGGCTCTTCGGCGGGATCGCGGCGCTGCAACTGCGCCTTCAGGCGGCAGAGGTGGGCGTGCCCGTCGCCCTTCTGGATGCCTCCCCCTACCTCGTGACGATCATCGTGCTTGTCGTCATGTCGTCGGACCGCGCGAAGACCGCGCTCAATGCGCCCGCCGCCCTCGGCAAGACCTTCCACGCCACCGGATAA
- a CDS encoding ABC transporter permease — translation MIRLEKRPTPSRFWSLSTPIVAVILTMIAGGLMFSALGQDPFETIRVIFWDPLFHERFASFSRPQLLVKAGPLILIAIGLSLGFRAGVWNIGAEGQYIMGAIFGAAFGLAFYPSESPLLFPGMVLAGLVGGILWAMIPALLKVFANTNEILVSLLLVYVAEAILASAATGWLRNPEGQGFPGSRNLSRHPGTDNPELFANTGMHWGVLAAFIAVIAAYVLFQKHTLGYQIKLAGQAPRAARFAGVNPGRLIILCIGISGALAGAAGLFEVAGPAGQITIDFNVGYGFTAIIVAFLGRLHPIGILLAGLLMALTYIGGELAQLMLQIPSPAIQAFQGMLLFFLLALDVLSNYRIRIGSEGVA, via the coding sequence ATGATCCGGCTGGAAAAACGCCCCACGCCCTCGCGCTTCTGGTCGCTGTCCACGCCCATCGTGGCGGTCATCCTGACAATGATCGCAGGCGGGTTGATGTTCAGCGCGCTGGGTCAGGACCCGTTCGAGACGATCCGCGTGATCTTCTGGGACCCCCTGTTCCATGAACGCTTCGCCAGCTTCTCCCGCCCGCAACTTCTGGTGAAGGCCGGTCCGCTGATCCTGATTGCCATCGGCCTGTCGCTGGGGTTCCGGGCCGGTGTGTGGAATATCGGGGCGGAGGGGCAGTATATCATGGGCGCGATTTTCGGCGCCGCGTTCGGGCTTGCCTTCTACCCCTCGGAATCGCCGCTCCTGTTTCCCGGCATGGTGCTGGCCGGGCTTGTCGGCGGCATCCTCTGGGCAATGATCCCAGCGCTTCTGAAGGTCTTTGCCAACACCAACGAGATCCTCGTGTCGCTCCTGCTGGTCTACGTGGCCGAAGCGATCCTGGCCTCCGCCGCGACCGGCTGGCTGCGCAATCCCGAGGGGCAGGGCTTCCCCGGCTCCCGCAACCTCAGCCGCCATCCCGGCACCGATAATCCGGAGCTTTTTGCCAATACCGGTATGCATTGGGGCGTGCTGGCCGCCTTCATCGCCGTGATCGCGGCCTATGTCCTGTTCCAGAAACACACGCTCGGCTACCAGATCAAGCTGGCGGGCCAAGCCCCCCGTGCCGCGCGCTTCGCGGGGGTCAATCCAGGCCGCCTGATCATCCTTTGCATCGGCATTTCCGGCGCGCTGGCCGGGGCCGCCGGTCTGTTCGAGGTCGCGGGACCCGCCGGTCAGATCACCATCGACTTCAACGTGGGCTACGGCTTCACCGCGATCATCGTGGCCTTCCTCGGGCGGCTCCATCCCATCGGTATCCTTCTGGCCGGCCTGCTGATGGCGCTGACCTATATCGGGGGCGAATTGGCGCAGCTGATGCTGCAAATCCCCTCGCCCGCAATTCAGGCCTTCCAGGGAATGCTGCTGTTCTTCCTCCTGGCGCTGGATGTCTTGTCGAATTACCGCATCCGCATCGGGTCGGAGGGGGTGGCATGA
- a CDS encoding ABC transporter ATP-binding protein, with product MTAPLLDIRGLTKAYPGVVANDDVSFALQPGEVHALLGENGAGKSTLVKMIYGLVKPDAGSMALNGADYTPSEPRMARGSGVAMVFQHFSLFEALSVAENIALGMEDPPKPRDLSARIAQVSTAYGLPLDPESLVGNLSAGERQRVEIIRCLLQDPKLLIMDEPTSVLTPQEVEILFHTLRKLSDEGTAILYISHKLEEIRTLCDAATILRLGKVVGECTPAEVSASEMAEMMVGKSLAKPARDATEPGGVLLATHNLSLPAATAFATSLKDISLEVRAGEVLGIGGVAGNGQDELLAVLSGERRTATGNVTFKGRDISQSSPNARRADGLLSAPEERLGHAAAPDMSLTENAVLTGSRRRGLAQGGFISWARARDFADEIIARFDVRTPGNGTAARALSGGNLQKFVIGREIMQDPEVLIVNQPTWGVDASAAADIRQALLTLAQNGAGVIVISQDLDELLEISDRFCALNEGRLSDPRPARGLSMEEIGLMLGGAHGMEDAHPEVLA from the coding sequence ATGACCGCGCCACTTCTCGATATCCGCGGCCTGACCAAGGCCTATCCCGGGGTTGTCGCCAACGACGACGTGTCCTTCGCGCTGCAACCCGGCGAAGTGCACGCACTTCTGGGGGAAAACGGGGCCGGGAAATCGACGCTGGTCAAGATGATCTACGGCCTAGTGAAGCCCGATGCGGGCTCCATGGCGCTCAACGGGGCCGATTACACTCCGTCAGAGCCTCGGATGGCGCGCGGATCGGGCGTTGCGATGGTGTTTCAACACTTCTCGCTGTTCGAGGCGCTCAGCGTTGCCGAAAACATCGCCCTCGGCATGGAAGACCCGCCCAAACCCCGTGACCTCAGCGCCCGGATCGCACAGGTCAGCACCGCGTATGGCCTGCCGCTTGACCCCGAAAGCCTCGTCGGCAACCTCAGCGCCGGGGAGCGGCAGCGGGTGGAGATCATTCGCTGCCTTTTGCAAGACCCGAAACTGCTCATCATGGATGAGCCCACCTCCGTCCTGACCCCGCAGGAGGTGGAGATTCTGTTTCACACCCTGCGCAAGCTCAGCGACGAAGGCACCGCGATCCTCTACATCTCCCACAAGCTGGAGGAGATCCGGACGCTTTGCGACGCGGCCACCATCCTGCGCCTGGGCAAGGTCGTCGGCGAATGCACCCCGGCCGAAGTCTCCGCCTCCGAAATGGCGGAGATGATGGTGGGCAAGTCGCTGGCCAAGCCCGCCCGCGATGCGACCGAACCGGGCGGCGTGCTTCTGGCGACCCACAACCTATCCCTTCCCGCCGCCACCGCCTTCGCGACCTCGCTCAAGGATATCTCGCTGGAGGTGCGCGCGGGCGAGGTTCTGGGCATCGGCGGCGTGGCGGGCAACGGTCAGGATGAATTGCTGGCCGTCTTGTCGGGCGAGCGGCGGACCGCCACGGGAAACGTCACGTTCAAGGGCCGCGATATCAGCCAGAGCAGCCCGAATGCGCGACGCGCCGATGGTCTTCTTTCCGCGCCCGAAGAACGGCTGGGCCATGCCGCCGCTCCGGATATGAGCCTGACGGAAAACGCCGTCCTCACCGGCAGCCGTCGCCGGGGCCTTGCGCAGGGCGGCTTCATCTCCTGGGCCAGGGCGCGGGACTTCGCGGATGAGATCATCGCCCGCTTCGACGTCCGTACCCCCGGCAACGGAACCGCCGCGCGCGCCCTGTCCGGCGGCAACCTCCAGAAATTCGTTATCGGGCGGGAGATCATGCAAGACCCCGAGGTTCTGATCGTGAACCAGCCCACCTGGGGCGTCGATGCCTCCGCCGCCGCCGACATTCGGCAGGCGCTTCTGACCCTGGCGCAAAATGGCGCGGGCGTGATCGTCATCAGCCAGGACCTCGACGAATTGCTGGAAATCTCGGACCGTTTCTGTGCCCTCAACGAAGGCCGCCTCAGCGATCCGCGCCCCGCGCGCGGCCTCAGCATGGAGGAGATCGGCCTGATGCTCGGCGGCGCCCATGGCATGGAAGACGCCCACCCGGAGGTGCTGGCATGA
- the xdhC gene encoding xanthine dehydrogenase accessory protein XdhC: protein MTQGEIVVTVVKTRGSTPREIGARLHVRSDSFDGTIGGGALEWEAMRIARQMLADGTTDLTRTFPLGPDLGQCCGGVVTLSFATGAQAIEPLGPPVYIWGAGHVGRALARTIAPFERMQVTLIDTSADRLPDPLPLRVTPLVAADMPRAVPHTDPNGIHYIVTYSHDIDLALCDALLRHGFDTCGLIGSATKWARFRKRLGQMGHTDAQISRILCPIGDPSLGKHPQAIAIGVTARLLGRQMPQESAIAQTSGGT, encoded by the coding sequence ATGACACAGGGCGAAATCGTCGTCACTGTGGTCAAGACCCGTGGCTCCACCCCGCGCGAAATCGGGGCCAGGCTGCACGTCCGATCCGACAGCTTCGACGGCACCATCGGCGGTGGCGCGCTGGAATGGGAGGCGATGCGCATCGCCCGGCAGATGCTGGCCGATGGCACCACCGACCTGACCCGAACCTTTCCACTCGGTCCCGACCTCGGCCAATGCTGCGGCGGAGTTGTTACCTTGTCCTTTGCGACAGGCGCGCAGGCGATCGAACCGCTCGGGCCGCCCGTCTATATCTGGGGTGCGGGCCATGTCGGACGTGCGCTTGCCCGCACCATCGCCCCGTTCGAACGGATGCAGGTCACGTTGATCGACACCTCCGCCGACCGCCTGCCCGATCCACTTCCGCTCCGCGTCACCCCGCTTGTGGCCGCCGACATGCCCCGCGCCGTGCCACATACCGACCCAAACGGGATCCACTACATCGTCACGTATTCCCACGATATCGACCTGGCGCTTTGCGATGCCCTCCTGCGTCACGGGTTCGACACCTGCGGCCTGATCGGGTCGGCGACCAAATGGGCGCGCTTCCGAAAGCGCCTTGGCCAAATGGGCCACACGGACGCACAAATTTCGCGCATCCTGTGTCCGATCGGCGACCCGAGCCTCGGCAAACACCCGCAAGCCATTGCGATTGGCGTCACCGCACGGCTACTTGGTAGGCAAATGCCGCAAGAATCGGCAATTGCGCAAACGTCTGGGGGGACATGA